The following nucleotide sequence is from Micromonospora sp. WMMD1120.
GGGGCGGGGCCAGTAGCGCGCCACCACCCGCGCGCGCACGTCGGCCACCCCGTACACCCGGGAGTCGTCGGTGACCAGCTCGTTGTCCCCCCGCAGCCACCAGCCGCCGTCCTGTGGCCGGACCGCACGCTTGACCACCAGCAGATCGGGACGGCTGCGGAAGACCGCGACCACCACGTCGCCGGCCCGGATCGGGCGACCGCCGGGGCGGACCAGCACCGCGTCGCCGTGCCGCAGCGTCGGCGCCATGGACGGACCGGTCACCAGGACGGCGGTCAGCGGCCCACGTAGCCGGAGGGCCTCCGCCGGGTGATCGGCCGGCACTGGTTTCACCTCCACCCCGTTCGGGGAGCACTCTCAGGAGTAATGTCGCCTTTGATCATCGCAAACTTCCCATGGAGGAATCCGATGCGACTTCCGCGCATCCTTGCGCCCCGCGTCACCGCGAGCGCTCACTGCGACCTGCCGTGCGGCGTCTACGACCCGGCTCAGGCCCGGATCGAGGCCGAGTCGGTCAAAATGATCTGCGAGAAGTACCAGGCGAACACCGACCCGGAGTTCCGCACCCGGGCGATCATCATCAAGGAGCAGCGCGCCGAGCTGGTCAAGCACCACCTCTGGGTGCTCTGGACCGACTACTTCAAGCCGCCGCACTTCGAGAAGTACCCGAACCTGCACACCCTCTTCAACGAGGCCACCAAGCTCGCCGGCGCCGGTGGCGTCAAGGGCAGCCTCGACCCGGCCACCGCCGACAAGCTGCTCGGGAAGATCGACGAGATCGCCAAGATCTTCTGGGAGACCAAGCAGGCGTGACCGCCGTGGTCACCCCGACGATCCGGCCGGCACGTCCCGAGGACGTGCCGGCCGTCGTCGCCATGGTGCACGATCTGGCGGAGTACGAGCGGGCCCCGGAGCAGTGTCACCTCACCACCGACCAGCTCACCTCGGCCCTCTTCGGGACCGCCCCGGCGCTCTTCGGCCACGTCGCCGTGGACGAGCACGACGCACCCCTCGGCTTCGCGCTGTGGTTCCTCAACTTCTCCACCTGGGCCGGTGTGCACGGCATCTACCTGGAGGACCTGTACGTCCGGCCGGCCGCGCGGGGCAGCGGGGCGGGTCGACTGCTGCTCGCGACGTTGGCCGACATCTGCGTACGACGCGGCTACCGACGGCTGGAGTGGTGGATGATCCACTGGAACCCCGCCGCCGGCTTCTACGCCTCGATCGGCGCGGAGCAGATGACCGACTGGGTCCCCTACCGGCTCAGCGGCGACGCGCTGCGGGAGCTGGCCGATCAGGCCAGCACCGCCGGCAGGCGTACGGACCACTGACCGGGTAGAGTCCCCGACCGGGGGGATGAGGCGTGACTCAACTGACTGGCCAACCAGTGACCGACGACGACGTGGTGCACCTCACGGTGCCTGCCGACGGCGGTTACCTCGGCGTGCTCCGCACCGCCACCGCCGGTCTCGCGGCCCGGTTGCAGTTCGCGCTGGACGAGATCGAGGATCTGCGCATCGCCGTCGACGAGGCGTGCGCGATGCTGCTGGCCATCGCCACCCGGGACGCCGAGCTGGAGTGCCGATTCGCCGTCACCGACGACGCGTTGACCATCGAGGTGACGGTGCCGACGGTGCGCGGCGCGATGCTGCCCGCCGAGTCGTCCTTCGCGTGGAAGGTGCTCACCGCGCTGACGAGTTCGGCGTCCGCCTCCGCCGCCGACGGTCGGGCCACGATCGCACTGCTCACCCGCCGCTCCGGCGGCTACTGACCGGCGCCCGCCGGCGGCCACTGACCGGCGCCCGCCGGCGGCCACTGACCGGCGCCCGCCGGCGGGTGTGTCCCTCGGGTCGGCGGCGCGCCGACACCCTCACTCGAAGCCGAGGGCGCGGGTCGTCGGCGGACTGACCAGCAGCCAGGCCACGCCCAGGCCGAGCACCATCAACGGCACGCCCAGCCAGCCCAGCCCAGCCTGGATCATGAACCACCCGATCGGCAGCAGCATGAGCTGGAGCACTATCGCGGGGGCCCGCGCGCCCGCCTGACGGCGCAGCAGCGCCCGGCCCAGCGCCCAGAGCGCCACCGCCGCCCCGATGGCGAACACCGTCACCAGCAGCGCGGCGAGCAGATCGGTGCGGGTGGCGGTGAGGTCGGCCCAGACCAGCCACACGGCGACCAGCCCGACGGCTGCCGCCTCCGCCCACAGCAGCCGGACGGCCCAGCGGAGCGTGACGGGAATCGGAGCCGAGTCGATGGTCACGCGCGCCACGATACCCGGGCCGGCGAGAGGTACAGTGCCGCCCATGCGGGCCGTCCTGGTGGTCAATCCGAAGGCCACCACCACCAGCGAACGCAGCCGGGACGTGCTCGTCCGGGCGCTGCGCAGCGAAGTCGACCTCAGCGTGCGCTACACCCGCCGACGCGGGCAC
It contains:
- the sodN gene encoding superoxide dismutase, Ni, which gives rise to MRLPRILAPRVTASAHCDLPCGVYDPAQARIEAESVKMICEKYQANTDPEFRTRAIIIKEQRAELVKHHLWVLWTDYFKPPHFEKYPNLHTLFNEATKLAGAGGVKGSLDPATADKLLGKIDEIAKIFWETKQA
- a CDS encoding S24/S26 family peptidase translates to MPADHPAEALRLRGPLTAVLVTGPSMAPTLRHGDAVLVRPGGRPIRAGDVVVAVFRSRPDLLVVKRAVRPQDGGWWLRGDNELVTDDSRVYGVADVRARVVARYWPRPGRVPRRQL
- a CDS encoding ATP-binding protein — protein: MTQLTGQPVTDDDVVHLTVPADGGYLGVLRTATAGLAARLQFALDEIEDLRIAVDEACAMLLAIATRDAELECRFAVTDDALTIEVTVPTVRGAMLPAESSFAWKVLTALTSSASASAADGRATIALLTRRSGGY
- a CDS encoding GNAT family N-acetyltransferase, with product MTAVVTPTIRPARPEDVPAVVAMVHDLAEYERAPEQCHLTTDQLTSALFGTAPALFGHVAVDEHDAPLGFALWFLNFSTWAGVHGIYLEDLYVRPAARGSGAGRLLLATLADICVRRGYRRLEWWMIHWNPAAGFYASIGAEQMTDWVPYRLSGDALRELADQASTAGRRTDH